The following are from one region of the Flavimobilis soli genome:
- the dnaG gene encoding DNA primase: MAGLIKREDVDAVRERARIDEIVGSYVTLKTAGVGSMKGLCPFHDERTPSFHVRPQVGRWHCFGCNEGGDVISFVQKIDGLGFTEAVEHLAQRVGIQLRYEEGGGPRRSEEPGKRQRIIEANRSAAQFYAEQLFSPGATVAREFLAQRSFDRAAAETFGVGYAPQGWSSLLTYLRSKGFSEAELLAAGLVSQGNRGVYDRFRGRLIWPIRDVTGEVIGFGARRLFDDDQGPKYLNTPETAVYKKSQVLYGLDLAKREIAKTKRVVVVEGYTDVMAAHLSGVGTAVATCGTAFGSDHVRVVRRLVGDTSAGSGVQLAGGGSTGGEIIFTFDGDAAGQKAAMRAFAEDQRFYAQTFVAVEKSGMDPCELRLARGPEAVRALVDSRQPLFEFVIRTTLASFDLGTAEGRVGALRAAAPAVASIRDSALKPEYTRMLAGWLGMDGETVRRAVASAQHAGQRAAHSAGERPGRPDAEQARHAAPSREPYPAERAPGAFSRPDRTDPVARLEREVLEAVLQHPGSVPPEFDELGADAFSVPAWRAVHEAIRAAGGVGTTSDPAQWVARVLEEASAPVAGIVNELAVAPLPEDRESAVEDYVRGVVRSLVEMQYTRRIANLRSALQRTDMESDPEGYQALFAELLGLEAQRRELRALDQGD; the protein is encoded by the coding sequence GTGGCAGGTCTCATCAAGCGCGAGGACGTGGACGCGGTCCGCGAGCGGGCACGCATCGACGAGATCGTGGGCTCCTACGTCACGCTCAAGACGGCGGGCGTCGGCTCGATGAAGGGCCTGTGCCCCTTCCACGACGAACGCACTCCCTCCTTCCACGTGCGCCCCCAGGTCGGGCGCTGGCACTGCTTCGGCTGCAACGAGGGTGGCGACGTCATCTCGTTCGTCCAGAAGATCGACGGCCTCGGCTTCACGGAGGCGGTGGAGCACCTCGCGCAACGCGTCGGCATCCAGCTGCGCTACGAGGAGGGTGGCGGGCCGCGCCGCTCCGAGGAACCGGGCAAGCGCCAGCGCATCATCGAGGCCAACCGCAGCGCGGCGCAGTTCTACGCCGAGCAGCTCTTCTCACCGGGCGCGACGGTCGCCCGCGAGTTCCTGGCCCAGCGCAGCTTCGACCGGGCCGCGGCCGAGACGTTCGGCGTCGGCTACGCGCCGCAGGGCTGGAGCTCGTTGCTCACCTACCTGCGCTCCAAGGGGTTCTCGGAAGCGGAGCTGCTCGCGGCCGGCCTCGTCTCGCAGGGGAACCGCGGCGTCTACGACCGCTTCCGCGGCCGGCTGATCTGGCCGATCCGCGACGTGACGGGCGAGGTCATCGGCTTCGGCGCGCGGCGACTGTTCGACGACGACCAGGGCCCCAAGTACCTCAACACCCCCGAGACGGCCGTCTACAAGAAGTCGCAGGTGCTCTACGGCCTCGACCTCGCCAAGCGGGAGATCGCGAAGACGAAGCGCGTCGTCGTCGTCGAGGGATACACCGACGTCATGGCGGCGCACCTGTCCGGGGTCGGCACCGCCGTCGCGACGTGCGGCACCGCGTTCGGCAGCGACCACGTCCGCGTCGTGCGGCGCCTCGTCGGCGACACCTCGGCCGGGTCCGGCGTCCAGCTCGCGGGCGGCGGCTCGACCGGCGGCGAGATCATCTTCACGTTCGACGGCGACGCCGCCGGCCAGAAGGCCGCGATGCGCGCGTTCGCGGAGGACCAGCGCTTCTACGCCCAGACCTTCGTCGCGGTAGAGAAGAGCGGCATGGACCCGTGCGAGCTGCGCCTCGCGCGCGGCCCCGAGGCCGTGCGCGCGCTCGTCGACTCCCGGCAACCGCTGTTCGAGTTCGTCATCCGCACGACGCTCGCGTCGTTCGACCTCGGCACCGCCGAGGGCCGTGTCGGGGCGCTCCGCGCCGCGGCACCCGCGGTCGCGAGCATCCGCGACTCCGCGCTCAAGCCCGAGTACACGCGCATGCTCGCCGGCTGGCTCGGCATGGACGGCGAGACCGTGCGCCGCGCCGTCGCGTCGGCGCAGCACGCCGGCCAGCGAGCCGCGCACAGCGCAGGGGAGCGGCCCGGACGGCCCGACGCCGAGCAGGCGCGCCACGCGGCCCCCTCGCGCGAGCCGTACCCCGCCGAGCGTGCCCCCGGCGCGTTCTCACGGCCCGACCGCACCGACCCGGTCGCGCGCCTCGAGCGCGAGGTGCTCGAGGCTGTGCTGCAGCACCCCGGTTCCGTCCCGCCCGAGTTCGACGAGCTCGGCGCGGACGCGTTCTCCGTGCCCGCCTGGCGTGCCGTGCACGAGGCGATCCGTGCCGCGGGCGGCGTCGGGACGACGTCGGACCCTGCACAGTGGGTCGCGCGTGTCCTCGAGGAGGCCTCGGCACCCGTCGCGGGGATCGTCAACGAGCTCGCGGTCGCGCCGCTGCCGGAAGATCGCGAGTCGGCGGTCGAGGACTACGTGCGCGGCGTCGTCCGCTCGCTCGTCGAGATGCAGTACACGCGCCGTATCGCCAACCTGCGCTCTGCGCTGCAGCGCACCGACATGGAGTCGGACCCGGAGGGCTACCAGGCGCTCTTCGCCGAGCTGCTCGGTCTCGAGGCCCAGCGGCGCGAGCTGCGCGCCCTCGACCAGGGCGACTGA
- a CDS encoding deoxyguanosinetriphosphate triphosphohydrolase yields MERWVPEPPKSKARTPFERDRARLVHSAALRRLGAKTQVLGPSSDDFIRTRLTHTLEVAQVGRELGKQLGCDPDVVDTACLAHDLGHPPFGHNGERALAAVAKDIGGFEGNAQTLRLLTRLEPKVFTDDGEAVGLNLTRASLDASVKYPWRLWEGPQGKLSHKFGVYPDDLPVFEWLREGAPEGTKCLEAQVMDLADDISYSVHDVEDAIVGGKVDLSLTRDDDERSRVIEALTTWYGTKFTEDELDAAISRLDAADLWLHDFDGSRRSLAQLKDATSQLIGRFCEAAHSATRDKYGDGPLTRYGASLVVPDETVAEILVLKGVAVAYVMAPRESEPLYQAQRQLLTSLVEVLLERAPTALEPAFAADWREAADDAARLRVVVDQVASLTDVSASKWYARLVGPAF; encoded by the coding sequence ATGGAGCGCTGGGTACCCGAGCCGCCCAAGAGCAAGGCACGTACCCCGTTCGAGCGCGACCGCGCACGGCTCGTCCACTCCGCCGCGCTGAGGCGCCTCGGTGCCAAGACGCAGGTGCTCGGCCCGTCGAGCGACGACTTCATCCGCACGCGCCTGACGCACACCCTCGAGGTCGCGCAGGTCGGACGCGAGCTCGGCAAACAGCTCGGCTGCGACCCCGACGTCGTCGACACCGCGTGTCTCGCCCACGACCTCGGGCACCCGCCGTTCGGCCACAACGGCGAGCGCGCGCTCGCCGCCGTCGCGAAGGACATCGGCGGCTTCGAGGGCAACGCCCAGACGCTGCGGCTGCTCACGCGCCTCGAGCCGAAGGTGTTCACGGACGACGGCGAGGCGGTCGGCCTCAACCTCACGCGAGCGAGCCTCGACGCGTCGGTCAAGTACCCGTGGCGCCTCTGGGAGGGCCCGCAGGGGAAGCTGAGCCACAAGTTCGGCGTCTACCCCGACGACCTGCCCGTGTTCGAGTGGCTGCGCGAGGGCGCGCCCGAGGGGACGAAGTGCCTCGAGGCGCAGGTCATGGACCTCGCGGACGACATCTCGTACTCGGTGCACGACGTCGAGGACGCGATCGTCGGCGGCAAGGTCGACCTGTCGCTCACGCGCGACGACGACGAGCGTTCCCGCGTCATCGAGGCGCTCACCACCTGGTACGGCACGAAGTTCACCGAGGACGAGCTCGACGCTGCGATCTCCCGACTCGACGCCGCGGACCTGTGGCTGCACGACTTCGACGGCTCGCGCCGCTCCCTCGCTCAGCTCAAGGACGCGACGAGCCAGCTCATCGGCCGCTTCTGCGAGGCCGCCCACAGCGCGACGCGAGACAAGTACGGCGACGGCCCGCTCACCCGTTACGGCGCGAGCCTCGTCGTCCCGGACGAGACGGTCGCCGAGATCCTCGTCCTCAAGGGCGTCGCCGTCGCCTACGTCATGGCGCCGCGCGAGTCCGAGCCGCTCTACCAGGCGCAGCGTCAGCTCCTCACCTCGCTCGTCGAGGTGCTGCTCGAGCGAGCGCCGACGGCGCTCGAGCCCGCGTTCGCCGCCGACTGGCGCGAGGCAGCCGACGACGCAGCGCGGTTGCGCGTCGTCGTCGACCAGGTCGCCTCGCTCACCGACGTGAGCGCGAGCAAGTGGTACGCGCGCCTCGTGGGCCCCGCGTTCTGA
- a CDS encoding sugar ABC transporter permease, with translation MAFQTSAPDTVQYRDTRPKGQLWWRQIGWRHVVAVALIIYAVFPLIFALSTSLNPGGSISGSSKLFQNVDLANFKKLFAETDFPSWAMNSIIICTVTALGTLLMGASAAYAFSRFRFRGRHGALTSLLIIQMFPQMLAFVAIFLLLLSLGDVFPIIGLNQILGLIAIYLGGSLGSNTFLMYGFFNTIPRELDEAAKLDGCTHAQIFWQIILRLVLPILTVVGLLSFVATYGDFIIAKVVMQANDKFTIAVGLYQWASNPRAVPWSLFAAGAIIAAIPVVILFLFLQKYIVSGLTAGSVKG, from the coding sequence ATGGCCTTCCAGACTTCAGCTCCCGACACCGTGCAGTACCGCGACACCCGACCCAAGGGTCAGCTCTGGTGGCGGCAGATCGGCTGGCGTCACGTCGTCGCCGTCGCGCTGATCATCTACGCGGTTTTCCCGCTCATCTTCGCGCTGTCGACGTCGCTCAACCCGGGCGGCTCGATCAGTGGTTCGAGCAAGCTCTTCCAGAACGTCGACCTGGCGAACTTCAAGAAGCTCTTCGCCGAGACGGACTTCCCGTCCTGGGCGATGAACTCGATCATCATCTGCACGGTCACCGCGCTCGGAACGCTCCTCATGGGTGCGTCGGCCGCATACGCGTTCTCGCGGTTCCGCTTCCGTGGACGCCACGGCGCGCTGACGTCGCTGCTGATCATCCAGATGTTCCCGCAGATGCTCGCGTTCGTCGCGATCTTCCTCCTGCTGCTGTCGCTCGGTGACGTCTTCCCGATCATCGGCCTCAACCAGATCCTCGGTCTGATCGCGATCTACCTCGGTGGTTCGCTCGGCAGCAACACGTTCCTCATGTACGGGTTCTTCAACACGATCCCGCGTGAGCTCGACGAGGCCGCAAAGCTCGACGGCTGCACGCACGCGCAGATCTTCTGGCAGATCATCCTGCGCCTCGTGCTCCCGATCCTCACCGTGGTCGGCCTGCTGTCCTTCGTGGCGACGTACGGCGACTTCATCATCGCCAAGGTCGTCATGCAGGCGAACGACAAGTTCACGATCGCCGTCGGCCTGTACCAGTGGGCGTCCAACCCGCGTGCCGTGCCGTGGTCGCTCTTCGCAGCGGGCGCGATCATCGCCGCCATCCCGGTCGTGATCCTGTTCCTCTTCCTGCAGAAGTACATCGTCTCCGGCCTCACTGCGGGGTCCGTCAAGGGATGA
- a CDS encoding SatD family protein, translating to MDIVRSRDLLDRAAAQRDIEDTFARAARYVPLEVPLWATVGDEFQAVAARLADALWTAGVVRLLLPEGLDVRIGIGRGEIRDVAPGARGVPIQDGSAWWAARTAIDEAHERADGDAPYTRTWYVASEPEPETDALLTSQLVLRDRMIDAMTSTQRAYAGESALGQTQAEIAAAHGVTQPAVSQSLRRSGGAAVATSLRLLQEVAR from the coding sequence GTGGACATCGTCCGGTCCCGCGACCTCCTCGACCGCGCCGCCGCACAGCGCGACATCGAGGACACCTTCGCGCGCGCCGCGCGGTACGTGCCGCTCGAGGTGCCGCTGTGGGCGACCGTCGGCGACGAGTTCCAGGCAGTCGCCGCCCGCCTTGCCGACGCCCTCTGGACCGCCGGCGTCGTCCGCCTCCTGCTGCCCGAAGGCCTCGACGTCCGCATCGGGATCGGGCGGGGCGAGATCCGCGACGTCGCCCCCGGCGCGAGGGGCGTACCGATCCAGGACGGCTCCGCCTGGTGGGCAGCCCGCACGGCGATCGACGAGGCCCACGAACGAGCCGACGGCGACGCTCCCTACACCCGCACCTGGTACGTCGCGTCCGAGCCAGAACCTGAGACCGACGCGCTCCTCACCTCGCAGCTCGTGCTCAGAGACCGCATGATCGACGCCATGACCTCGACCCAACGCGCGTACGCGGGCGAGAGCGCGCTCGGCCAGACCCAGGCGGAGATCGCCGCAGCGCACGGCGTCACGCAGCCCGCGGTCTCGCAGTCCCTCCGCCGCTCGGGCGGCGCCGCCGTCGCGACCTCGCTCCGGCTCCTGCAGGAGGTGGCCCGATGA
- a CDS encoding glycoside hydrolase family 13 protein: MTYCTTRGAGALAALPHHDGSEIYVQQGPYQLGSVITVRVRVPRGYGETAVLLRFVQDAEPRTVRTALARDDEHDRWYEAELPLHNPVTSYRFALVLPDDVHWLNARGVHDRGVTDENDFRITTAAPAPEWLHHSVVYQVFPDRFARSAAADDRPTPEWAEPAAWDDEPVAHGARTGKQLYGGDLDGVVEHLDHIADLGVTTVYLTPIFPGRSAHRYDASTFDEVDPLLGGDEALVRLSDALHARGMRIMGDITTNHTGEGHEWFHRARTDESCAERDFYYWIDGGPGYASWLGHSSLPKLNFASPELGPRLIDGPGSVIGKWLQAPWSLDGWRVDVANMTGRYADNDHNEDVGRRLRATLAAVNPDAALISEHFHDARGDLSGETWHGNMNYTAFSNPVWTWLAAPGNGIRYMGVEGLAMPRRTGAQMVAEMRDFDAAVPWQVLLNQWNMLGSHDTPRIRTVVGSREMQEVAAGLLFTYLGVPAMFAGDELGLTGTTGEHARVPMPWDRPERRDEVIHERYRTLARLRAEHRALREGSLRWVLTEDDAVGYVRETADEALLVVVARAAWPGAELRLAVPSGMAETLYGTADLTVTEHDGATGVVVPGDGPTVGVWKLR, from the coding sequence ATGACCTACTGCACCACCCGTGGTGCGGGAGCGCTCGCCGCGCTCCCGCACCACGACGGCTCCGAGATCTATGTCCAGCAAGGCCCGTACCAGCTCGGATCCGTCATCACGGTCCGCGTGCGCGTCCCACGCGGGTACGGCGAGACCGCGGTGCTCCTGCGCTTCGTCCAGGACGCCGAACCCCGCACCGTGCGCACCGCGCTCGCGCGCGACGACGAGCACGACCGCTGGTACGAGGCGGAGCTCCCGCTCCACAACCCCGTCACGAGCTACCGCTTCGCGCTCGTCCTGCCGGACGACGTGCACTGGCTCAACGCGCGCGGAGTCCACGACCGTGGCGTGACCGACGAGAACGACTTCCGCATCACGACGGCCGCCCCGGCGCCCGAGTGGCTGCACCACTCGGTCGTCTACCAGGTCTTCCCCGACCGCTTCGCGCGGTCCGCCGCCGCGGACGACCGCCCGACCCCGGAGTGGGCCGAGCCCGCCGCGTGGGACGACGAGCCCGTCGCCCACGGTGCCCGGACGGGCAAGCAGCTCTACGGCGGCGACCTGGACGGCGTCGTCGAGCATCTCGACCACATCGCCGACCTCGGCGTGACGACCGTCTACCTCACGCCGATCTTCCCGGGGCGCTCCGCGCACCGCTACGACGCGTCGACGTTCGACGAGGTCGACCCGCTGCTCGGCGGCGACGAGGCGCTCGTCCGGCTGTCCGATGCGCTCCACGCCCGCGGCATGCGGATCATGGGTGACATCACGACGAACCACACGGGCGAGGGACACGAGTGGTTCCACCGCGCCCGCACCGACGAGAGCTGCGCCGAGCGCGACTTCTACTACTGGATCGACGGGGGACCGGGCTACGCGAGCTGGCTCGGCCACAGCAGCCTCCCGAAGCTCAACTTCGCGTCGCCCGAGCTCGGCCCGCGCCTGATCGACGGTCCTGGGTCCGTCATCGGCAAGTGGCTCCAGGCACCCTGGTCGCTCGACGGATGGCGGGTCGACGTCGCCAACATGACCGGGCGCTACGCCGACAACGACCACAACGAGGACGTCGGCCGCCGCCTGCGCGCGACCCTCGCCGCGGTGAACCCGGACGCCGCGCTCATCAGCGAGCACTTCCACGACGCTCGCGGCGACCTGTCCGGCGAGACGTGGCACGGCAACATGAACTACACGGCGTTCTCCAACCCCGTGTGGACGTGGCTCGCCGCGCCCGGCAACGGCATCCGCTACATGGGCGTCGAGGGCCTCGCCATGCCGCGCCGCACCGGCGCGCAGATGGTCGCCGAGATGCGGGACTTCGACGCGGCCGTGCCGTGGCAGGTCCTGCTGAACCAGTGGAACATGCTCGGCTCGCACGACACCCCGCGCATCCGCACGGTCGTCGGCTCCCGCGAGATGCAGGAGGTCGCCGCCGGACTGCTGTTCACGTACCTCGGCGTCCCCGCGATGTTCGCGGGCGACGAGCTCGGCCTCACCGGCACGACGGGCGAGCACGCGCGCGTCCCCATGCCGTGGGACCGTCCCGAGCGGCGTGACGAGGTCATCCACGAGCGCTATCGAACGCTCGCACGGCTGCGCGCCGAGCACCGTGCGCTGCGCGAGGGCTCGCTGCGCTGGGTCCTCACGGAGGACGACGCCGTGGGGTACGTCCGCGAGACCGCCGACGAGGCTCTGCTCGTCGTCGTCGCGCGCGCCGCATGGCCGGGTGCCGAGCTGCGGCTCGCCGTGCCGAGCGGCATGGCGGAGACGCTCTACGGCACCGCCGACCTCACGGTCACGGAGCACGACGGCGCGACGGGCGTCGTCGTCCCGGGCGACGGCCCGACGGTCGGGGTGTGGAAGCTGCGATGA